From Anser cygnoides isolate HZ-2024a breed goose chromosome 31, Taihu_goose_T2T_genome, whole genome shotgun sequence:
GCAtggcggccccgcagccggtGCCGGTGGGGTTGAAGGGGATGCGATACCCCTGGGGCTCCCCAGGCCGCAGCTGCGAggtgcctggggagggggggatttggggtgagcccccccccccccccaacacctccccccccactccaataaccccccccacacacccagGATGCTGGTGGGCCCCGGCTTGCGCCCCTCCATGTCCCCCATGGCGGCCACGTAGCGGCgagccagctcctgcaggaggggCTCCCCCTCCAGTcctatgggggggggacagtggggaccaccccccccccccaaaatgggggaaCGGAGATCACCCCCTaaagacacccccccccccccaaaatgggggaagggagatcacccccaaagacccccccccccaaaaaaaaaaattggaggGGAAGGTGgataccccccccccagcaaccCCAAAATGAGAGGGGACTCGCCTGGGCACCCCaaattggagggggggggggaattgaGGATGCCCctaaaataaagggaaaaggattgccccccccaccccccccgccatgAGTATATTAGggaacctcccccccccccccccccacccttaCACCCCTCCCAAGGACCTCCCCGCACCAGATGGGTCTGGGGTACACAGGGGacattccccccacccccccccccccccacccccccaggaacccccccaGTGTGGGTCTGGGGTACAAAAGAGACCCCTCTGCCCCCAAAATGGGTCTGGGGTAAAATGGGgagccccacaacccccccactccccaccccccccatgagGCTCTGGGGTACAGAAGGGACCACACTTACCCACCCCCCCCTCTGTTACTCCCCCCAAAATGGGTCTGGGGGGTACACAGTGACCCCCCCTtatccccagcccccccccaaatgtttCTGGGGTACAAAAAGGACCCCCTTACCCCCTagacacccccccaaaaatggcTCTGGGTTAcaaagggaccccccccttcacccccccaaaatgagTCTGGGGGTccccacgccccctccccccccccccccccccccccccccccccgttaccggTGGCCAGCCCCTCGGCCGTGGCGAGGTGCAGGACGGTGTCGTCGCTGACAGGCCACTCGGGGGGCTCGAGGACGATGGCGCCGAGCCCCCCCAGCTGGGCCAGCTCGGCGTGGATCTGGGGCCCTGAGGTGCAGTACTCCCAGCGGGACCCCCGGTACCCCAGCGCGTCCCCCACCCCGCTCAGCACCAGGGCGGCCTCGTACGCCTCCACCGAGGGCACCCtaaggggtttttttttgggggggggggcatgggtgTTGTCACAAAGGgactttgggacccccccaagccccccgggGGACACTCACGTCTCCGCCATGGTGGTGGCAGCTGGGGACGCCTgtcacgggggggggacggggacagagCTGGCTGGGGGCCCTTAAGGGGGacggggattttgggggaggggggggtctggggggggcataATGTGGGGGTGACTGAATGGGGAAAGGGTCCAGGGAGTcctgaaggggggggggatatggggggggggggggttgtcaTTCAAAGGGGCCTGaaaatggggaagggggggttaatgggggctggggggggggcagctgggggaggcagagagggaaatggggggggggggggttccagAGGGCACTGGGGGTACCcaaagggatttgggggcactCAAAGGAACCCAGGGGGCACCCAAAGGGATATTAAGGGACTTGGGGGGGCCCCCAAAGGGACACGGGGGCCCCCcgaagggatttgggggacacccaaagggatttggggggggcccccagagggatttgggggggggggggcacccagagggatttggggggcacccaaagggatttggggggggggggggggggggggcacccaaagggaCATGAAGGCAGCAACacagagggggggaaaaagaaaattaaaaaaaaaggcatttccaagaaaaaaacaaaaacaactatttctgccaaatatttttttttcccactgggatagggcaaaaaaaataattcccccccccccccccccccccccctccacagACCCCGAGCCACATTTTGGGGCAAGATCACCATTTCTCACCCAAGTGGGTCCCACCAGGATGGGGCTGATAACCAGGGTCTCAGCCGAcctaaaaatgctattttttgaattaaaaaattagtaataataaatacaattagTGGTTGGTGGCGGCCAGCAAGGAGTTAAAAGCTCGTCCCTAATTTTCAGCAGCTTAATTAAAAGTCCATTGGTGAAACCCAAGTGCTGGACCCCTGCCACGCTCtgggtttttgtctttttcttattttttttttttggccaaaatTGCACCAAATGGCCACAATTCTTTGGTTTTTATTCAGTGtaaacttggaaaaataaatttaaaaaaaaaggaaaaattgaaattaagtaattaaattattaaaaaagaaccccccaaaaaccttAAACTGAGTCTTTGGAGCCTGAAATAAGGACTTGAATCCTAAAAATGCACCTTTGGGCAGTAAAAATGAGGCTTTGgaccataaaaaataaaggtgtgGACCTCAAAAGGAGGTTTAGGATTGTAAAAAGAAGTTTTGGGGACCTAAAAATGAGGGTTTAGCCTCTCAAAATGATGGGTTTTGTCCCCAGAGAGGAAGCTTTGGATCCCAAAATGAGGCTTTGGGCCCTAAAAACGATGCTTTGGACCCTGTAAGTACAATTTGGACACACAAAAATAGGATTTGGACACTGAAAATCTGACCCCGAGACTCAGAAATGACTGTTTGAAACCCAGAAATGGGGGAATTGGACCCTAAAAGACTTTGgaccttaaaaataaagctttgggCCCAAAAAGGGGGAGTTAGACACCTCAAAATGAGGATCTGAGCCCTAAAAATGGGCGCTTGGATCTTAGGAGAAGGCTTTGGGATCTAAAAATGAGGTTTTGGGCAATAAAAAGAAGAGTTAGGATTCTAAAAATGGGATCTTTGGACCCTAAAATGAGGCTTTAGTTCCTAAAACTGTGGGTGTGGAACCTAAAAAGAGGGTTTCATCCCTAAAAGGAAAGTTGGGATGCCAGAAATGAGGCTCCAGGTCCTGAACGTGACTTAGGAACCCAAAAACGAGCTGTTGGCACTCAAAATGAGGGTTTGAGGCCTAAAGAGGTCGCGTTGGACACAAAACCTCTGCCCATGGcatgctgggagttgtagtcctgCACTACATTgcatgctgggagctgcaggcctgcACCCCACAGCATGATGGGAGTTGTagtcccccctccccaccatgCTGGCAACTGAAGTACTGCACCCCAtggcatgctgggagctgtaggcCTCTGCCCCTATGGCATGATGGGAATTGTAGTCACAGTCCTTCACCCCATggcatgctgggagctgcagtCCTTCGCCAGGtgtgtgctgggagctgcaggcctcCCCCCACATGGGATGATGGGAGTTGTAGTCACAACCATTTGCCCCATGGCATTCTGGGAGCTGTAGTCCTGTATCCTGCTGAGAGCTATTGGCCTCTGCCCCCATGGCACCTTGGGAGTTGTAGTCACAGTCCTTTGCCCTGCAGcatgctgggagttgtagtcccTGACCCCAaggcatgctgggagctgtagtcccTCACTACACagcatgctgggagctgcagtCCCTCACCCCTaggcatgctgggagctgtagtcccTCACCTCACAGCACACTGGGAGCTGCAGTCCCTCACCCCAAGGCATGCTGGCAGCTGTAGTCCCTCACCCCCAAggtgtgctgggagctgtagtcccTCACCCCCAaggcatgctgggagctgtagtcccTCACCCCACAGCGCACTGGGAGCTGCAGTCCCTCACCCCACAGCACACTGGGAGCTGTAGTCCCTCACCCCACAGCACGCTGGGAGCTGCAGTCCCTCCCCCCACAGCTGGTTGCCGTGACCCAACCCCTGGCCCCCTCCTGAGCCCCCAGGGACGGGCAACGCTGTGTCAGGACGCACACCGAGAAATCGCTGTCCATGTGCcagagggctggggcaggaagaAATGGGGAAGAGATGAACCCCACCGACCTGAAGAGAGCCCCCTGGCCTGGGGCAGAGTGAAGAGCAAAGGACGTGCGGACCTGCAGGGCTGTGGACCCCAAGGTGACATGCAATTGCCAGCACCCCTTCCTCCTGAGGCCCCAGGTGTCAGCTCACACTTCCCTGCATCACTGGTCAGGGGCCAAACCTCTACCTCGGCCATGCTCTGGGTCTGGTTGTGCATTAGAATTAGATTAAAATGGAAGACAAAGACAACGAAAATGGAAGACAAAGACAACGAAGATGGAAGATGAAGACGACGAAGatgaagaagatgaaagaagaagACGAATATGACAAAGACAGAAGATGACGAAGGAAGAATATGAAGACAAAGATGGAAGACAAAGAAGATGATGACGACAAAGGAAGAAGTAGTGTAAGAAGAAGATGAAGTATGCACAgccaggcatggggcatcaaccacctctcctGGAAGCGTGTTCCGGCATCCGACCCCCCTCACGATGAAGAAATTTGTCCTCGTGTCCcatctgaacctcccctggtgttgctttgtgccattcccatgTCCTACCATTGGTTCCTGTGAAAGGCCAGCAGAAACAGGGACCTCCAGgctttcttcttcatctcattCATTCATCTTCTTCATCTCCCGCGGTACCACACCGTGATCCCTACCGCACACGGACAACTCTGTGGTGcaaagggagatgctccagagCTGGCCTCCTTCCTCTTCGTACAAGCCATTGCAAGGAGGGCCTTCATCCTGAAGGCTGTGTCGCCATCCTGCTGGGCCTCCACAACCACATTCTTCTCACCTGTACGATACATCAAACGGCCGTTTGGTGGAGGACCACCACAGCCAAAACACGGGGAGCTCCAGGGGGCTCTGGTTGCTCTGGAGGCTGTGCAGAGGCTGTGCACAGCCGATGTCGGCTCCTGCCCCCTCTTCAAaacctccctcttccccccagGAAGAACGACAGTGGAAATGCTAATTACAAGTTTATTGAGACAAGAGTTAGAGCAGATTGTACTGCACGTAGATATTCATGGGATTACTGGCTCCAAATGCATCCAACACATcccagaagggaaaaggaagcagGGAGAAAGAGGGGCGGTGATGTTGAGGAAACGACCTCCAAATGAAAACCAACCACCAAATGCGTCAAAAAAcgttaacaaaagaaaaccaaccatCAAACGGGTCCAAAAACATTACCAAAAGAAAAACGACCACTGAACAGGTCCAAAAAcatcaacagaaagaaaaccaatgACTAAATAGGTCcaaaaacattactgaaagACATTCCAGAGCCCCAATCTCAGTTTGGGCCAGTTGTCCCAGCAGAgtcctctcccagcttctcGCCCCAAGGCCTCGACGCAGTTCAAGCCCCGTTGTGCCATGGCCAAACCAAGAGCAGTGAGCATTTCTCTCACTTCTACGATGCTACGATTCTGTGACTTCTACGATTTCTACAATTCTGGGATTCTATGATGCTACAGttctaatatttcttttctgatttctaCAATTCTATAATTTCTGCAATTCTAAGATTTTCTGATTTctacatttctgtgattctatttctACGATTTCTATCGGTTCTCTAACTATTACTCTatttctgattctatgatttctactattctatgattctatttctaTGATTTCTACAAGTTGATTCTACGATTTCGATGATTTGATTATCCAGTTCTGCGATTTCTACGATTCTTTTCTGGTTTCTGTGTTACAATGATTCTAATTTCTACGATCCCTACGGTACCACGGTCCTTTCGGTTCCATCGCTGATTTCTGTAACTCTACTATTCTGCGATTTctactattctgtgattcttttctGATCTCTGCAATTCTGCGATTCCGTTTCTACGATTCCTGCAATTTGGTTCTATGATCTCCACGATCCCTATGATGCCATTTCCACGATTCTTTTCTGatttctacaattctatgattctaatttcTACAATTCTACGATTCCAGTTTCTACAGTTCTTACAATTCTACAGTTTCTACGATTACCCACAACTCTTTGATGTCCTCCTCCCAGCACAGAGGCGCTTGGGCTGTCGGTGCCGGCGTCGCCGCGGGCAGCAGCCAGCGCTGGCCGTGTCATCGTGATGTCACAGATGTCACTGTGACACGAGCATATAAAAGAGGCTGCGCGATGGGTCCTGCGACAGAGGTACGGAGACGTTGGGGCAGGATGAGCTCCcaggtggctgctgccagcaaggAGCAACCTGCTCGCACGAGGCGTACCACGTTAGGCTTCCCGGAGAGCAGTGCGATGGAGCACATCTCCGCCATGCCAGGCGTCACTGACCAAGGTACGGGAACCACCAGCACCGCAGGAGTGTGGCTGACCCACATTTGGGGCTTTCCGTGGGGGGGACCCGGCTCTGCGGTCACCACCGGGGGGTCTCCGTTTGGGGCCGGAGGTGTGATGGCTCTCTTCATCTGCCACCAAAACGCAgggctgggggcgctgggagggtGGCAGCCACCAGAAGCAGCACGTAACCTGATTTTCTTTGCCTTACAGAGCGATCATCTGTCTGGGATGCAGTGTCAGCCTACATCCAAGAGCACCTCCGGCTGCGCCAGGTGGGTTGGCACCCACATCACCCTTGTTCCCCTCAAAAGCAGGAAACTCACCCCAAAAGGCCCCACCCAGGAACCAATAGGTATCACAAGTGCGGTGTTGCTTGTGGTGGGCGGTGTGGTATCTCAGGGCTGATCCCAGTCGCTTGAAGCCCCTGGATCCCCTCAGCTGGGCTCCCAACAGCGGGAAGGGCACAGCAGGACCTGAAGCACCGTCTCTGGATGAGGCCACCTCCAGCTGATCCTTAACCTTCGGCCCTTCCGTTCTCTTCCACATGCAGGGTGTCCGAGTTCCCACTCTTGGCTGCTTTGATGTTGTTCCCAAACGGGTTGAGGATGGGAACAAGTCCCTGACGGTGCAGTGGCCCACGTTTCGTCTGGCCAGGAACCTCGTCGTTGCACACAACCTCACGAACGACAAGGAGTACCTGCCAGGTAAGAGGGTGCTTGAATCCCTTGCTGCATGGCTGATCCCCTCCCTGGATCTCAGATgcttcccaaaaaaaaagcaaagcgtCCCCTGCACGGAGCAGGTCCCAAACCGAAGCCTTTCTGGGTGATCACTGCAATGAGCAGCACCTGGGGAACACGCGGGGAAGGGCCGCGGGTGACCGACTCCATCCCTCTCGTTTGGTTTTCCAGGCCACAAGGAGCTGGAACCCCTCAAATTTGCtgaggtggctgctgctgcctccgtGTCCTGGAAGAAGGTGGAGGGCTGCATCCGAGGCACCACGTCCCTCATCTCtcgctgcctggggaagggggagaacaTCGCCCTCGTCCTGAAGAACATGGGGGTGCTCCTCATTGAAGGCACGACGGTGGAGATCAGGTTCTATTATGACTTCCTGGAGAGCCTGTCACCAAAGGAGAACCTTCAGAAGGCTGTTTTCAAGGtgagggttttgttttccccacgGCCTGGGCAGCCTCACAAGGGGGCAGCAATGCCTGCCCTTGGCCCAACAAGACCTCTGGGGTTGGAGCTCTTGGTCAGCCTCTTGGGGTGGCCAAGAGCTGCAGTCCTGCCGGCTCCCGCTGCCCTGGGCTCCTCCAGGACTGAGTGGAGGCCAGGCAGAGGACATTTGCCATCTGCATGCTCCTTCCATTGCAGGTCCCCCAGCTGATGGAGATGGTGGTGTCCCCGGTGTCAGCCGTGGCCTCCCTGACCTTCTCGGGCCGTGTCATCGTCTTTCCCGAGTGAGTATGTTTGCAGCTGTGGCCGCTGCTCCTGTTCGGTAGCGTTTGCTCcttgcacccatgggtgcccagcCAGTGAGGTGGATGTGACCGGACAGATGGAGGAACTGAGGCAACGTCTGCTTCCCATCGAGGCCTGGGCTTCTTTGCGGGGCGACCCCACTTCCCAGCACAGTCCTGGGGGATGGGGCCTTTACGGCAACGCGAAAATGTCTCCGTGAGCGGGTGATCGTGGGGAGTGGTGGTGCCCTGGGTCACGCCGATCTCTTCTTTTGCCAGCTTTAAAATGGACAAAGCGCCCCAACTGTCACCCAGGGAGCGTCTCAAGGCCCGCAGGGACGACAGGCAGGAGAAGGAACGGGCTGTGTCGTCGTCTCCCAGCCAAGGTAAGAGATGCAAAgcggctgctgcctcctcttgTGCCACAGCTTCACGCCAGCTCAGCACAGCCTCTTGTCTCCGCGCCTCCAGAATGGAGCCCCCGCGTGCGATGTGCCCAAGGTGCTcggccctgggtgctgcaggaggtcGGGGATCTGAAACACCCCCTAACATTGGCTGTACCCAGCTCCTCTGTCCCAGAACttggccccaaaaccccatcaTGGCCTAAAAATGAGCCGCGTGAGGCTGGTGCCAAAGAGGGCCGAGGCCCCTGGAGATGGAGGCTGTGAGGGGAGCGCAGCGGCCTCCTGGACGCCACAGGAGGAGGCCTCAGCACCCGGTGTGTCCCGGGTACAGCAGAATCGTGGAAATGTTCTTCTGACAGCTCTCCTTCCCGATTCCAGGGAAACTTCCAGAACTGCCACCCTTCCCGGGCACCTTGagcatcatttttaaagaaacagcgCAACCCTGGAAGAGGAGGGCCGAGCAGAAGAAGAAGCCTTTGTTCAGGTGAGGCCGGAGGCTCCGGGAGGGGGGGATGAGGCCACCGGGAGCCCCCCACTTCTCAGGGCTGGCCCCTCTGTTTGGGGTCTGCAGCCACGGGCGCTGCATGGGGGGGTACGGGATGGGGCCCCAAAGATGTGGTGCAGGCGGGtgaattcttttctctttgtccttTCAGCAGGCTGCCAGTGATCCCCGAGCTGCCTGATGCCGAAAACGAGCCTTCGAGCAACCAACTGCAGGAAGACACAGCGCCCAAAAGAGAGCCCAAAACAACACCCAAGAAGGAGCCCAGAACACCCAAAAAAGAGCCTAAAAAAGAGCGCAAAACAACACCCAAAGACCAGGCGCAAGACCGGGACCGGGCAAAGGCTGTGAAATCTGCAAAAGCTCAGAAGAGCAAAGgccaaaaaacagcaaaagcccCTCCTGAAGTCAGGAAGCTCTCCATCCTGGAAGCCCTGCCAGAGACGGAGCGAGTGAAGCGCCCTGAACCTCAGAAAGCCCCAGGCCCGCTAACAACACCCATCATTTCCATGCTGTCCGTGTCCAACTCAGAGGGCAGCAGGGTTCAGGAGCGCAGCGACGACAGAGGCGGATTCCAGCCGGGGAGGTCCAGCTCCCAAAGACTGGCGAAGTTACGGGCTGAGAAGTTCTGGTCCGTGCTTCCAGACCGTCCGAAGATGGAAGCATCTAATTCCAAGGCCAGCCCGCCCAAGGAGCCCAGCTCCCCCTCTGGTTTTGGGCCACTGACGCACAGGGGGGCCAGCTCTATGCAGCTTCAACCGCCAAAGCTCGTTCCCAGGCGCCCTACGCCATGGCCCAGTCCATGGTGACCCGAGCTTTGATTGCCCGGAGTTGCAAGAACGCCGTCAGAGGTGGCAAAACAGGTGCGTGATCCACATCCGTGTTCTTTGGGGGGCTCAAGCCTTGGAGGAAAGTAGTTACGGGGACAGCGGGGCCTCTCCAAAGAGATCTCAGTTTTGAGCTGTGCGTTGGCTCAATCCAGCCCAAACCTTGGCTCCTCCATCGCTAGACTCAAGTCCCTCAATTTCTCCAGAGAGGAGAGGGTGTGtttgcagctgggtgctggttTCCAGGCCTGCTGGGAAGAGAGGGGCTTTTTGGGTGGGCCTGGCAGAGCTGAaccctgctgctggccggggTCTGGCGATGGGGTAAACAGAGGGAGGGAAATGGCGGCGTTGCCCTCGGTGTCGGGACCTGAAGCCATCCACGGGGTCCGCACGTGGGCAAAGAGCCCCAAAAACCTGTAGCATTTTTTGCTCAGAGTCTCGCTTGTTTTACAGAAATCCATCTGACAGCGGAGCGCGAGATATTGGAGAAAAACATAAACTCTTGCCAAAGACAACCAATCAGCCCAAACTTCTGCTGGGAGCGGGACCATCACGGGGATGTTTCCAGCTGAAGGACCTTCCTCGTGGCCTCCGTGGCAAGGAACCGCCCCTTGCTGGGACAAGAGATGGGAAGCGGGCCCTCAGAGCAACGTGGAGAAAACCTGCACATCCctggaggggaaaggagaggacgCGCCGGCAGCCGGGGAGAAAGGAGAGCACCATTTCCATCCTGCTGGATTACGTTTTCACAATGGAACctgcaaattaaaatgatttttaaaatgtttcttcttgtaAAGTAAAATTCTGTACAGAAATTGCACCACTTAGGACTGATTTTGGTTTTGAGGGTGATTCTATTGATCAAGAATTTCAACTTTGGATGGTTAGCATTGTTTGGATCAATGCTCATCGGTGGCTTTTGATGGCAAATTGCACGTTCTGATGGTCAGCTTAGTCCAAGTACTGAATGCTTCTGCCCCGGAGCCCCGCATCTGAAACACCCAGCAAAGAATCAGATAAAGTTTGCCAGTAACACTCTAACCTTGCTTACGTCTTCCCTCGAGATTTcgctctgtgtttttttttcctggacgttctcgtttttctttttgctctttctctttcttgacTGTGTTTTCGCAGGCCTCTTCACCCTTTCTGTGTGGTTTTTACTCATCAACCACGACAGAACGGGCAGAGTTGAGGGCACAAATTTTTTCTGCGCCTATTTCCAGGGTGCTGCCAACCCACGGCACCAGTCTGCTCGGTGGTCGCTCACGCCACGCGCCCCAGTGGCTTTATTAACGATCCCCCTGAGGCCTACTGCCATCGTTTTGCCTCGactcccccaaaatcctcatCCCAGTGCTGGAAGGCTCTCTCAGCCACCTCTTGTTGCAGGGGAGGAGGAGTAGCGGCTGTTGGAGGAGCTCTGTTTCTCCCACCTCAGTTCTCCTAGCAAAGCTCTCTCTCTGTGCTGGTTTCTCCCCTTCTGCCGTGGCAGTGCCCACTCCTGCCTCGTCCTGGTGTTCTCTGCTCTGAGAGATGGAGCAAGGATGTTCTCCCGAGCTGCTGCCACTGCCGTTTCCCTTGCGGTGGCGAGGGCTCTTTGTTCTTCAGCGTCTCCTACTCCTCACTGTCCAAGCAAGCTCCCTTCCTGCTGTAGTGCTGAGGGGAGAGTTCGGAGAGCCGCGTGGTTTATGATGTCTCCCCTGCATCTTTTCTTCACATCCTCAATCTCTCAGTCCCTGGATGCCTCCAGAAAACGGACTCCTCAGCACTACGCACAGCTTCGTCACTGGAAAGCTCTCTGTGTCCTGGGATTCAGC
This genomic window contains:
- the LOC106049689 gene encoding titin-like → MSSSQHRGAWAVGAGVAAGSSQRWPCHRDVTDVTVTRAYKRGCAMGPATEVRRRWGRMSSQVAAASKEQPARTRRTTLGFPESSAMEHISAMPGVTDQERSSVWDAVSAYIQEHLRLRQGVRVPTLGCFDVVPKRVEDGNKSLTVQWPTFRLARNLVVAHNLTNDKEYLPGHKELEPLKFAEVAAAASVSWKKVEGCIRGTTSLISRCLGKGENIALVLKNMGVLLIEGTTVEIRFYYDFLESLSPKENLQKAVFKVPQLMEMVVSPVSAVASLTFSGRVIVFPDFKMDKAPQLSPRERLKARRDDRQEKERAVSSSPSQGKLPELPPFPGTLSIIFKETAQPWKRRAEQKKKPLFSRLPVIPELPDAENEPSSNQLQEDTAPKREPKTTPKKEPRTPKKEPKKERKTTPKDQAQDRDRAKAVKSAKAQKSKGQKTAKAPPEVRKLSILEALPETERVKRPEPQKAPGPLTTPIISMLSVSNSEGSRVQERSDDRGGFQPGRSSSQRLAKLRAEKFWSVLPDRPKMEASNSKASPPKEPSSPSGFGPLTHRGASSMQLQPPKLVPRRPTPWPSPW